A single region of the Longimicrobium sp. genome encodes:
- a CDS encoding glycoside hydrolase family 3 N-terminal domain-containing protein has product MPLSLALAAVLLGACSSPRESAAEDRGAERRAEARAPRSNVPDLPPALDPVDERWVDSVLASLSLREKVGQMVLAWSSGQGPAANPDEMARLLRSVETDDVGGIIISIGSPQAYAAKLNALQRRAKVPLLVITDMESGPGMRLSPGGTHFPPVMAVTATGSDSLAFEVGRAIGRTGRAVGLHLTLSPVLDVNSNPSNPIINTRSFGEDPHAVARFAAAYTRGVRAGGLLAAGKHFPGHGDTHTDSHIDLPSIDADRARLDAVELVPFAAAVRAGIDGMLVGHIAVPRVTSSDRLASLSPQMTDGLLRRELGFQGLVFTDAMNMGALTRRYGQGQAALLAIEAGADMLLQPTDIPGTIDAVVRAVEAGRIPMARIDQSVRRVLAAKSKAGIPRRGPVDPAAAAQAADSPENRALAAEVARRSITLVRDRRGLVPLAAGARRILSVVYADRGSPGGAFARGLGAGGRRVETARASASTTAARYAELRRLADSADVVVVSAYVTPREYQGTVEVPAAFAQWVQAVEAAGRPVVVVSFGSPYLLRSFPAVGAYLVAWGSAGVSQEAAADAILGRAAIGGRLPVSLPGHPRGSGVSRPASTGR; this is encoded by the coding sequence GTGCCCCTGTCCCTCGCCCTGGCCGCCGTGCTGCTGGGCGCCTGCTCGTCCCCGCGCGAGTCGGCCGCCGAAGACCGCGGCGCCGAGCGGCGCGCCGAGGCCCGCGCGCCGCGCAGCAACGTCCCCGACCTCCCCCCCGCGCTCGATCCCGTCGACGAGCGCTGGGTGGACAGCGTGCTCGCCTCGCTCAGCCTGCGCGAGAAGGTGGGGCAGATGGTGCTCGCCTGGAGCTCGGGGCAGGGCCCGGCCGCCAACCCCGACGAGATGGCGCGCCTCCTCCGCAGCGTCGAGACCGACGACGTGGGCGGGATCATCATCTCCATCGGCTCGCCGCAGGCGTACGCGGCCAAGCTGAACGCGCTGCAGCGGCGCGCCAAGGTGCCGCTGCTGGTGATCACCGACATGGAGAGCGGGCCGGGGATGCGCCTCTCCCCCGGCGGCACCCACTTCCCCCCGGTGATGGCGGTGACGGCGACCGGCTCCGACTCGCTCGCCTTCGAGGTGGGCCGGGCGATCGGGCGCACGGGGCGCGCGGTGGGGCTGCACCTGACGCTCTCGCCGGTGCTGGACGTCAACTCCAACCCGTCCAACCCGATCATCAACACCCGCTCCTTCGGCGAGGACCCGCACGCGGTGGCGCGCTTCGCGGCCGCCTACACCCGCGGCGTGCGCGCGGGCGGGCTCCTGGCGGCCGGCAAGCACTTCCCCGGCCACGGCGACACCCACACCGACAGCCACATCGACCTCCCCAGCATCGACGCCGACCGCGCGCGGCTGGACGCGGTGGAGCTGGTGCCCTTCGCGGCCGCCGTGCGCGCGGGGATCGACGGGATGCTGGTGGGCCACATCGCCGTGCCGCGCGTCACCAGCAGCGACCGGCTCGCCTCGCTCTCGCCGCAGATGACGGACGGGCTGCTCCGGCGCGAGCTGGGCTTCCAGGGGCTGGTGTTCACCGACGCCATGAACATGGGCGCGCTCACCCGGCGCTACGGCCAGGGCCAGGCCGCGCTGCTGGCCATCGAGGCCGGCGCCGACATGCTGCTGCAGCCCACCGACATCCCCGGCACCATCGACGCCGTGGTCCGCGCGGTCGAGGCGGGCCGCATCCCCATGGCCCGCATCGACCAGTCGGTCCGCCGCGTCCTGGCCGCCAAGTCGAAGGCGGGCATTCCCCGCCGCGGTCCGGTCGACCCCGCCGCCGCCGCGCAGGCCGCCGACAGCCCCGAGAACCGCGCGCTGGCGGCCGAGGTGGCGCGGCGCTCCATCACCCTGGTGCGCGACCGGCGCGGGCTGGTGCCGCTCGCCGCCGGGGCGCGGCGCATCCTCTCCGTGGTCTACGCCGACCGCGGCTCGCCCGGCGGCGCCTTCGCGCGCGGCCTGGGCGCGGGCGGACGGCGGGTGGAGACGGCGCGCGCCTCCGCCTCCACCACGGCCGCGCGCTACGCCGAGCTCCGCCGCCTGGCCGACTCGGCCGACGTGGTGGTGGTCTCGGCGTATGTGACCCCGCGCGAGTACCAGGGCACCGTCGAGGTCCCCGCCGCCTTCGCGCAGTGGGTGCAGGCGGTCGAGGCCGCCGGGCGCCCGGTGGTCGTGGTCTCCTTCGGCAGCCCGTACCTGCTGCGCTCCTTCCCCGCGGTCGGCGCCTACCTGGTGGCCTGGGGGAGCGCGGGCGTCTCGCAGGAGGCGGCGGCGGACGCGATCCTGGGCCGCGCGGCGATCGGCGGGCGGCTCCCGGTCTCGCTCCCCGGCCACCCGCGCGGGAGCGGCGTCTCGCGCCCCGCCAGTACGGGGAGGTGA